One Triticum dicoccoides isolate Atlit2015 ecotype Zavitan chromosome 5B, WEW_v2.0, whole genome shotgun sequence genomic window carries:
- the LOC119308852 gene encoding probable LRR receptor-like serine/threonine-protein kinase At2g24230, whose protein sequence is MGRGGACGVASLFLAVAVAAAACCAAAAQEPNTDAYFVARFYAKMGLAAPPSGAGAVCSWPGVSCDGEGRVLAFAAAGMGLSGPIPEDTVGKLARLRSLDLSANRLTALPNDLWELGASLRTLNLSRNAISGALPNNVGNFARLQVLDVSHNAFSGALPPALGSITGLQVLNASHNQFQGQVPSAGGSLVSMDLSGNALDGDLPELSPLRSLAYLNLSGNQLRGSIIGAFQEQLRVIDLSNNRFSRLNFSSGYSGTSLMYLDLSSNELLGEFGLPGRFRNLRHMNLAFNQLSTNNLLASIGEISSLEYVNLSSTGLHERIPGVLASRLVGLHVLDLSRNNISGVVPDMSALPLRVLDLSVNNLTGEIPVSLVKKLASMDRFNFSYNNLTVCASELSPEAFAAAFARSRNDCPIAVNPDSIKKNGGHRKGMKLALAIVLTLFFSVLALLCLALVCRKPRKKRGDTFPVDKQPSSFKDEPGTSGPFAFQTDSTTWVADVKVATSVPVVIFEKPLLSFTFADLLAATSNFDRGTLLADGRFGPVYTGFLPGGIQVAVKVLVHGSAMADEDAARELERLGRIKHSNLVPLTGYCLAGGQRIAIYEYMENGNLHNLLHDLPLGLQTTEDWSTDTWEDNNGGVVTENITPEGTAAWRFRHKIALGAARALAFLHHGCIPQIVHRDVKASSICFDYAMEPRLSDFGLSMIAGTSTDGDHSPGYVPPEFSDPENATATSKSDVYSFGIVLFELITGKKPLGDEYPDQKEASLVSWARAMVKANQGSSIIDPKIRDTGLERQMDEALRVAYLCTAELPSKRPTMQQIVGLLKDIEPRVADEN, encoded by the coding sequence ATgggccgcggcggtgcgtgcggcgtCGCCTCACTCTTCTTGGCGgtggcagtggcggcggcggcctgctgcgcggcggcggcgcaggagccCAACACGGACGCCTACTTCGTCGCGCGCTTCTACGCCAAGATGGGCCTCGCGGCGCCGCCGTCGGGCGCCGGCGCGGTGTGCTCCTGGCCCGGGGTGTCGTGCGACGGCGAGGGGCGGGTGCTGGCGTTCGCCGCCGCCGGGATGGGCCTGTCGGGCCCCATCCCGGAGGACACGGTGGGGAAGCTCGCCAGGCTGCGCTCGCTGGATCTCAGCGCCAACCGCCTCACCGCGCTCCCCAACGACCTCTGGGAGCTGGGCGCCTCGCTGCGGACCCTCAACCTCTCCCGCAACGCCATCAGCGGCGCGCTCCCCAACAACGTCGGCAACTTCGCGCGCCTCCAGGTGCTCGACGTCTCCCACAACGCCTTCTCCGGCGCGCTGCCGCCGGCGCTCGGCTCCATTACCGGCCTGCAGGTCCTCAACGCCAGCCACAACCAGTTCCAAGGCCAGGTCCCTAGCGCCGGGGGGAGCCTCGTCTCCATGGATCTCTCCGGCAATGCGCTGGACGGCGACCTGCCTGAACTGTCGCCGCTGCGGTCGCTGGCCTACCTCAACCTGTCCGGCAACCAGCTCCGCGGCTCCATTATCGGGGCGTTCCAGGAGCAGTTGAGGGTCATAGACCTTAGCAACAACCGCTTCTCGCGGTTGAATTTTAGCAGTGGGTATTCTGGTACGTCCCTCATGTACCTCGACCTGTCAAGTAACGAGCTTCTCGGGGAATTCGGCCTCCCTGGCCGGTTCCGGAACCTGAGGCACATGAATCTTGCATTCAACCAGTTGTCCACGAACAATTTGCTGGCGTCCATTGGTGAGATTTCTTCATTGGAGTATGTCAATCTGTCAAGCACTGGGTTGCATGAGCGAATCCCTGGGGTGTTGGCTTCCCGGTTGGTTGGCTTACATGTGCTGGATTTGTCACGGAATAATATCAGCGGGGTAGTGCCGGACATGAGCGCTTTGCCGCTGCGGGTGCTGGACCTGTCGGTGAACAACCTCACTGGGGAAATCCCCGTGTCACTGGTCAAGAAATTGGCGTCAATGGATCGATTCAACTTCTCATACAACAATCTCACCGTCTGCGCCTCCGAGCTCTCCCCGGAGGCGTTTGCAGCCGCATTTGCTAGGTCCAGGAATGACTGCCCGATTGCTGTAAACCCGGACAGCATCAAGAAAAATGGGGGGCACCGCAAGGGGATGAAGTTGGCGCTGGCCATTGTGCTCACGCTCTTCTTCTCGGTTCTTGCATTGCTTTGCTTGGCACTTGTGTGCAGGAAGCCGAGGAAGAAGAGGGGTGACACATTTCCCGTTGATAAGCAGCCATCGTCATTCAAAGACGAGCCTGGGACATCAGGGCCATTTGCGTTCCAGACTGATTCCACAACTTGGGTTGCCGATGTCAAGGTTGCCACATCCGTTCCAGTTGTCATATTTGAGAAGCCATTGCTGAGCTTCACCTTCGCCGACCTCTTGGCAGCCACATCAAACTTTGACAGGGGAACTTTGCTGGCAGATGGGAGATTTGGGCCAGTGTACACAGGGTTCCTCCCTGGTGGAATTCAGGTTGCTGTGAAGGTGTTGGTCCATGGTTCGGCAATGGCAGATGAGGATGCAGCGAGAGAGCTTGAGCGGCTGGGACGGATCAAACATTCTAACCTGGTTCCTTTGACCGGCTACTGCTTAGCAGGAGGCCAAAGAATCGCGATATATGAGTACATGGAGAATGGCAATTTGCACAACTTGCTGCATGATTTGCCACTAGGCTTGCAGACCACTGAAGACTGGAGCACCGACACATGGGAGGACAACAATGGTGGCGTGGTCACTGAAAACATCACCCCAGAGGGCACTGCTGCATGGAGGTTCCGACACAAAATCGCACTAGGCGCTGCAAGGGCACTGGCGTTCCTCCACCATGGTTGCATTCCGCAGATCGTCCACCGGGATGTGAAGGCAAGCAGCATCTGCTTTGACTATGCAATGGAGCCAAGGTTGTCTGATTTCGGCTTGTCAATGATCGCCGGGACTAGCACAGACGGCGACCATTCCCCTGGCTATGTGCCGCCGGAGTTCTCCGACCCAGAGAACGCCACGGCGACATCGAAGTCCGACGTTTACAGCTTCGGCATCGTGCTGTTTGAGTTGATCACCGGCAAGAAGCCGCTGGGTGATGAGTACCCTGACCAGAAGGAGGCAAGCCTGGTGAGCTGGGCAAGGGCAATGGTGAAGGCAAACCAAGGGTCGAGCATCATCGACCCCAAGATCCGCGACACGGGACTGGAGAGGCAGATGGATGAGGCACTGAGGGTCGCCTACCTCTGCACCGCCGAGCTGCCATCCAAGAGGCCAACCATGCAACAGATCGTTGGCCTATTAAAGGACATTGAGCCTAGAGTAGCAGATGAGAACTGA